CCGGTGAACCCGCAGGCACCGTGTACGAAGTGGGACCGGGTCTGGGGGTGCTGACCCGGGAGCTTGCTGCAAGTGGGCTTCCGGTGGTCACCCTTGAAAAAGACGAGCGCTTGAAGCCCGTCCTTGAAGAAACCCTTGCGGATCTGGAAAACGTGCAGATCGTGTGGGGAGACGCTCTGGAATTCCCCTGGAACGATGTTCCAGAGGGCAGTGTCCTGATTGCCAACCTCCCTTACTACATTTCCACGGCCATCCTGACCCGCATTTTTGAGAGCGGTCGCTTCAAAAGGGCGACTTTTTTGGTGCAAAAAGAAGTGGCGCAGCGCCTGATTGCCCCTCCTGCTTCGGACCAGTACGGCTTTCTCAGTGCCCTGACTGCCCTGCACGGCAAGGCCCGCATCGTGCGGGATGTGCCCAAAGGGGCGTTCTATCCGGCCCCCGAGGTCACCAGCAGCGTGGTCCGTGTGGACCTGACGGGACAAAAGCCCCAGAAAAGCCTGTTACGTTTACTGGAAGCCGGGCTGGCACATCGCAGGAAGACCCTCAGAAACAACCTTCAGGCCGCAGGATACCCTGTAGGGAAGATTGATGAGGTGCTCGCAAACCTTGGGGTCAGTCCCACCATCCGTGCAGAAGCCCTGACCTATGCACAATGGCAGGGTTTGCATGACGGTCTTTCAGCCTGACCCATGCTAAAATTTCCCTGATAAACAAGACACACTTTTTGGAGGAAGCTGTGAAGTTCTACGTCATTGGTGATGTTACGGTGGACCACCTGTACCACCTGAACCACATCCCCGCACCGGGCGAGGAAGTGTCCCCGATCCGCTCCACCATGCAACCCGGTGGTGCAGGCGGCACCATGAGCGTCACCCTGGCGCGACTCGGGCATGAAGTCACACTGGCCGCTTCTGTGGGCGCAGATCCCTTTGCAGAAGTGGCTTTGAAATACGTGCGGGAAAGCGGTGTCAACACCACCGC
This genomic window from Deinococcus misasensis DSM 22328 contains:
- the rsmA gene encoding 16S rRNA (adenine(1518)-N(6)/adenine(1519)-N(6))-dimethyltransferase RsmA, coding for MDAPLYSPKVVHDLLERHGMRPTKAFGQNFLIDGNILRMIVQSGEPAGTVYEVGPGLGVLTRELAASGLPVVTLEKDERLKPVLEETLADLENVQIVWGDALEFPWNDVPEGSVLIANLPYYISTAILTRIFESGRFKRATFLVQKEVAQRLIAPPASDQYGFLSALTALHGKARIVRDVPKGAFYPAPEVTSSVVRVDLTGQKPQKSLLRLLEAGLAHRRKTLRNNLQAAGYPVGKIDEVLANLGVSPTIRAEALTYAQWQGLHDGLSA